Proteins encoded within one genomic window of Patescibacteria group bacterium:
- a CDS encoding DUF4012 domain-containing protein, whose translation MFKPSKSNGLNLAGVYEKAEDLVASAPFIKRRRKRRVIFRVLKYLFFCFLVLVFFVIISGFSVFFNFRQVYRSVNAAKDNLSQAVNLIKEGKFASASVASKEAEEDFNLASLHLERAGDNFFISRLPVSKSQLNNFRYLVGSGEIISKSVYRAAVMGQELNVLFLKRSGSSFSGWQPEEKREMLKLIYESGPELAGLKANLDLAYLNLDRIDYRGIFWLFKDEISKIKIELKAGGVLLQRAVTIAEILPFWAGYPNEIAFLALLQNNDELRPTGGFLGTYGILEIKDGDISRFDTHDIYHMDMPVKDKIDVAPPEPLEKYLKVDKWFMRDANWSPDWPTAASQIEWFYKKEDSLLPPANQINNFSGDFSGIVAITPKFVTDLLAITGPIFTGGEEYDKENFQQLLQYKVEAGYIQLGIPSWQRKEVVGELVKELKIKLFDLPFSSWRQILLAISENILEKNILVFLKDQPAQRSIKDFGGAGEIKEAKGDYLMVVDANLAALKTDAVMNKGIDYKLEQKDDGLFVKLKANYAHNGGFDWRTTRYRTYTRIYAPDGAKLTKVEINNEEKNMEEIDVASEFNKAVFGMFISIEPGKIGSLYLEYKLPDNLWKLAKNGNYSLYIQKQPGNKVENLAVDLKFKNKVKSYNPAGLSVEREFDGGIRWKTDLRMDKGFEVNF comes from the coding sequence ATGTTTAAGCCTTCAAAATCAAATGGTTTGAATCTGGCCGGGGTTTATGAAAAAGCCGAGGATTTAGTCGCCTCGGCGCCATTTATTAAAAGACGGAGGAAAAGGCGGGTAATTTTTAGGGTCTTAAAATATTTATTTTTTTGTTTTCTTGTTCTGGTTTTTTTCGTTATTATTTCCGGTTTTAGCGTTTTTTTTAATTTTCGGCAGGTTTATAGGAGTGTAAACGCGGCCAAGGACAATTTAAGCCAAGCGGTTAATTTAATAAAAGAAGGAAAATTCGCTTCCGCTTCCGTCGCTTCAAAAGAAGCGGAAGAGGATTTTAATTTAGCTTCGCTCCACCTTGAAAGAGCCGGAGACAATTTTTTTATTTCCCGCCTGCCTGTTTCCAAGAGCCAGCTTAATAATTTCCGCTATTTGGTTGGGAGCGGAGAAATTATATCAAAATCGGTTTATCGGGCCGCCGTCATGGGCCAGGAGTTAAATGTTTTGTTTTTAAAACGGTCGGGTTCCAGTTTTTCCGGTTGGCAGCCGGAGGAAAAAAGGGAAATGTTGAAATTAATTTATGAATCCGGCCCGGAGTTGGCCGGATTAAAAGCCAATTTGGATTTGGCTTACCTCAATTTGGATCGAATTGATTACAGGGGAATATTTTGGCTTTTTAAAGATGAGATAAGCAAAATAAAAATTGAGCTTAAAGCTGGCGGCGTTTTGCTCCAGAGGGCCGTAACAATTGCAGAAATTTTGCCTTTTTGGGCCGGTTATCCGAATGAGATCGCCTTTTTGGCGCTTTTGCAGAATAATGATGAATTAAGGCCGACAGGAGGATTTTTGGGAACATATGGAATTTTAGAAATCAAAGACGGAGATATCTCCCGTTTTGACACCCATGACATTTACCATATGGATATGCCAGTCAAAGACAAGATTGATGTCGCCCCCCCCGAGCCTTTGGAAAAATATTTAAAAGTTGACAAATGGTTTATGAGGGATGCTAACTGGTCTCCTGACTGGCCGACCGCCGCTTCGCAGATTGAATGGTTTTACAAAAAAGAAGATTCGCTATTGCCGCCGGCAAACCAAATTAATAATTTTTCCGGAGATTTTTCCGGGATTGTGGCCATAACTCCGAAATTCGTTACAGATCTTTTGGCGATAACCGGACCGATTTTCACCGGCGGAGAGGAATATGATAAAGAAAATTTTCAGCAGTTGTTGCAATATAAAGTGGAAGCCGGGTATATTCAATTAGGCATTCCTTCCTGGCAGAGGAAAGAAGTTGTCGGAGAATTGGTAAAAGAATTAAAGATAAAATTATTTGATTTGCCTTTTTCTTCCTGGCGGCAGATTTTACTTGCCATTTCCGAGAATATTTTGGAAAAAAATATTTTGGTATTTTTGAAAGATCAGCCGGCGCAGAGATCAATAAAAGATTTTGGCGGAGCCGGGGAAATCAAAGAGGCAAAAGGCGATTACTTAATGGTGGTTGACGCCAATTTAGCGGCTTTGAAAACAGACGCTGTTATGAATAAGGGAATTGATTATAAGTTAGAACAAAAAGACGATGGCTTGTTTGTTAAATTAAAAGCTAATTATGCCCATAATGGCGGTTTTGACTGGCGGACAACCAGGTATAGGACCTATACTCGGATTTATGCTCCGGATGGGGCTAAACTGACGAAAGTTGAAATAAACAATGAAGAAAAAAATATGGAAGAAATTGATGTCGCCAGCGAGTTTAATAAAGCTGTTTTTGGCATGTTTATTTCCATTGAGCCTGGCAAGATTGGCAGTTTGTACCTTGAATACAAATTGCCGGATAATTTATGGAAATTGGCCAAAAACGGGAATTACAGCCTGTATATCCAAAAGCAACCCGGCAACAAAGTGGAAAATTTAGCAGTTGACTTAAAGTTCAAAAATAAGGTAAAATCATATAATCCGGCTGGTTTATCTGTAGAAAGGGAATTTGATGGGGGGATAAGATGGAAAACGGATTTAAGGATGGATAAGGGGTTTGAAGTTAATTTCTAA
- a CDS encoding glycosyltransferase family 1 protein → MLIGIDASRANRDHKSGTEWYSYYLIRWLAKLDDKNQYILYSDKPLKNGLLDLTTRQHFPDSNRRGEIKFDKNGYQIIKSPYNNFRAKVLNWPFDFFWTLGRLTWEMLIHRPDALFVPAHTLPLIFPKKTMITIHDIAFEKNRPFYRADDIGPEKKFLRNIICFFVRAATRGEYRANSTDYLRWSTRFALKRAKKIITVSNFSKDEILKTYKTREEKIKVVYNGYNKLLYRKINDREKIKRILDKYGVESPFVLYVGRLEKKKNTPALLEAFCLMRENNKDIKHKLVLIGDASFGYDEAKYIIREFDLEPEIIMPGWVEEEDLPFIYNAATAFIFPTKYEGFGIPLLQAMSCQVPIAASCLPVLKEVAGEAALFFDPDDVNSIEAALKDIITDNKLKEILIEKGKERVENFSWEKCARETLEEINRL, encoded by the coding sequence ATGCTAATTGGCATTGACGCTTCCAGGGCCAATAGGGACCATAAAAGCGGTACCGAGTGGTATTCTTATTATTTGATCAGATGGTTGGCGAAACTGGATGACAAAAATCAATATATTTTATATTCGGACAAACCATTAAAAAACGGCTTGTTGGATTTGACTACCCGGCAACACTTTCCCGATTCTAATCGGAGAGGAGAAATTAAATTTGACAAGAATGGTTATCAGATAATAAAGAGTCCTTATAATAATTTTCGGGCCAAGGTTCTTAATTGGCCCTTTGATTTTTTTTGGACTCTGGGAAGATTAACCTGGGAGATGCTAATCCATAGGCCGGACGCCTTATTTGTGCCGGCCCACACCTTGCCTTTAATTTTTCCGAAAAAGACAATGATTACCATTCATGACATTGCCTTTGAGAAGAATAGGCCTTTCTACAGAGCGGATGATATCGGGCCAGAAAAGAAATTTTTAAGGAATATTATTTGTTTTTTTGTCAGAGCCGCCACCAGAGGGGAATATAGAGCTAATTCTACCGATTATTTGAGATGGTCGACAAGATTCGCCCTGAAGCGCGCCAAAAAAATAATAACCGTATCTAATTTTTCCAAGGATGAAATATTGAAGACTTACAAAACCAGGGAAGAAAAAATAAAGGTGGTTTATAATGGTTATAATAAATTGCTGTATAGAAAGATTAATGACCGGGAAAAAATAAAAAGAATTTTGGATAAATACGGGGTTGAGAGCCCTTTCGTATTATATGTCGGACGCCTGGAAAAGAAGAAAAACACGCCGGCTTTGCTGGAAGCTTTTTGCTTAATGCGCGAGAATAATAAGGATATAAAACACAAGCTGGTTTTGATCGGGGACGCCAGTTTCGGTTATGACGAAGCGAAATATATTATAAGAGAATTTGATTTGGAGCCGGAGATAATTATGCCGGGCTGGGTAGAAGAAGAGGATTTGCCTTTTATCTATAACGCGGCAACCGCCTTTATCTTTCCCACAAAATATGAGGGCTTTGGCATCCCTTTGCTCCAGGCCATGTCTTGCCAAGTGCCGATAGCCGCGTCTTGCCTGCCGGTTTTAAAAGAAGTGGCGGGAGAAGCGGCTCTTTTTTTTGATCCCGACGATGTTAATTCAATAGAAGCGGCCTTAAAGGATATAATAACAGATAATAAGTTAAAGGAAATTTTAATAGAGAAAGGAAAAGAAAGAGTGGAAAATTTTAGTTGGGAAAAATGCGCCCGAGAAACCTTGGAAGAAATAAACAGACTTTAA
- a CDS encoding ABC transporter permease, with amino-acid sequence MNIVNTTKIAWQAVHANKVRTGLTVLGMVIGIASVIIVFSAGAGINNLILGEVESFGGSDMIEVEIKVPSTKKGMAAETQSASNLATGVQITTLTLDDMEDINKLPNIESGYAGIMGQELVSYGSEFKKVFLFGATSSFIDIDKSEIDLGRFFTEAEDKSLAPVAVLGSKIKEKLFGNSDPIGQFVKIRQKKFRVIGVLKERGAVMTLDFDDFVYVPVRTLQKRVMGIDHVLFLMHRVKDPKFIDETAEEMRYLLRENHDLPHPTEEYVSWMGASKDDFRVASMVESMEIMETVTGAITLLLLAIVAISLVVGGVGITNIMYVIVTERTKEIGLRKAVGAKYEDIMWQFLAESIFITIAGGVIGIILGVGISLFVSLGASYYGWNWGFTVPIKSFAVALGFSLFFGIAFGLYPARKAAKLEPVEALGHE; translated from the coding sequence ATGAATATTGTTAATACAACCAAAATCGCTTGGCAGGCGGTGCACGCCAATAAAGTAAGGACTGGCCTGACGGTTTTAGGCATGGTTATCGGAATTGCCAGCGTAATTATTGTTTTTTCCGCGGGAGCCGGCATAAACAACCTGATCCTGGGGGAAGTGGAATCTTTCGGCGGCTCCGATATGATTGAAGTGGAAATAAAGGTGCCAAGCACAAAAAAGGGGATGGCGGCCGAAACCCAATCAGCCTCCAATTTAGCCACGGGGGTGCAAATCACAACTTTGACTTTGGATGATATGGAAGATATTAATAAATTGCCTAATATAGAAAGTGGTTATGCCGGCATAATGGGGCAGGAACTGGTAAGTTACGGCAGCGAGTTTAAGAAAGTTTTTTTGTTCGGCGCGACATCCAGTTTTATTGATATAGATAAAAGCGAAATTGATCTTGGCCGGTTTTTTACCGAAGCCGAAGATAAATCTTTGGCGCCGGTGGCGGTTTTGGGCAGCAAAATAAAGGAAAAGTTATTCGGCAATTCCGACCCCATCGGCCAGTTTGTTAAAATACGCCAAAAAAAATTCAGGGTTATCGGCGTCCTTAAAGAAAGGGGGGCGGTGATGACCCTGGATTTTGACGATTTTGTTTATGTTCCGGTAAGAACCTTGCAAAAAAGGGTTATGGGTATAGACCATGTTCTTTTTCTTATGCATCGGGTTAAGGACCCTAAATTTATTGATGAAACCGCCGAGGAAATGCGTTATCTCTTGCGGGAAAATCATGACCTTCCCCATCCCACCGAAGAATACGTGAGCTGGATGGGCGCTAGCAAAGATGATTTTCGCGTCGCTTCAATGGTGGAATCAATGGAAATAATGGAAACTGTTACAGGAGCCATTACTTTATTGCTTTTAGCGATTGTGGCGATTTCCTTAGTGGTTGGCGGAGTTGGAATTACAAACATTATGTATGTCATCGTAACCGAAAGGACAAAAGAAATCGGCTTACGCAAAGCGGTTGGGGCGAAATACGAGGATATTATGTGGCAATTTTTGGCAGAATCAATTTTTATTACAATTGCCGGCGGTGTTATCGGGATAATTTTAGGAGTTGGAATTTCTTTGTTTGTTTCTCTTGGGGCCAGTTATTATGGGTGGAATTGGGGATTTACCGTGCCAATCAAGTCTTTTGCGGTTGCTCTCGGATTTTCTTTATTTTTTGGCATAGCTTTCGGCTTGTATCCAGCCCGCAAAGCCGCAAAACTTGAGCCGGTAGAAGCGCTGGGGCATGAGTAA
- a CDS encoding S8 family serine peptidase yields MFFSAYSVGGAGKETGSGGLFEEIIVKFKDSDKIEVVKILPEEDFYEILEKYNSDERVSYAEPNYFYQISSIPNDAYYGNQWYLEKIKAPAAWEYANQSPNVVIAIIDSGIQINHPDLAGNIWRNTNEIPGNGIDDDKNGFIDDVNGWDFINNTPDPSPKFEEGFTEAGILHGTIVAGIAGAVGNNGMGITGITWKTSIMPLRVLNDKGEGRTSEVVRAIDYAVNNGADIINLSFVGFGYSQSLHEAIKRAYNAGIVIVAAAGNEQGEGDGYDLDRTPMYPVCHDGNNGENMIIGVAATDTLDQKTNFSSHGFKCVDIAAPGVSIFSTTVYEPGRAQFNKYYNGYWSGTSMATPMVAAAVALIEEVNPKLTRHEVVNIILNSADNISRLNPGFLGQLGKGRLNIASAIEKAIEELKKEKVKILAAPFSNYISQTKITDYNGVAEKEFFSYGENFRGGVNVAAGDINGNGVDEIIVGAGPGGGPHVRIFNSEGLVLGQFFAYDKNFRGGVNVAAGDINGDGVDEIIVGAGPGGGPQVRIFDAKGRGESQFFAYDKNFRGRVRVA; encoded by the coding sequence TTGTTTTTTTCCGCTTATTCTGTCGGAGGCGCAGGCAAGGAGACGGGTTCGGGTGGATTATTTGAGGAAATAATAGTTAAGTTTAAGGATAGCGACAAGATAGAGGTTGTAAAAATTTTGCCGGAAGAGGATTTTTACGAGATTTTGGAAAAATATAACAGTGACGAGAGGGTTAGTTACGCCGAGCCTAATTATTTTTACCAGATTTCCTCTATCCCCAACGATGCTTATTATGGCAATCAATGGTATCTGGAAAAAATAAAGGCCCCGGCTGCCTGGGAATACGCAAACCAGAGCCCTAATGTGGTTATCGCTATTATAGATTCGGGGATTCAGATAAACCATCCGGATTTAGCCGGCAATATTTGGAGAAATACCAACGAAATTCCGGGCAATGGAATTGATGATGATAAAAACGGTTTTATTGATGATGTTAACGGCTGGGATTTCATAAACAATACGCCCGACCCTTCGCCCAAGTTTGAAGAGGGATTTACCGAGGCGGGAATTTTGCATGGCACAATTGTGGCGGGCATAGCCGGAGCAGTTGGCAATAACGGAATGGGGATAACGGGCATAACCTGGAAAACTTCCATAATGCCTTTGCGGGTTTTAAATGATAAGGGCGAAGGCAGAACGAGCGAGGTTGTTCGGGCGATTGATTATGCCGTTAATAATGGCGCCGACATTATAAATTTGAGTTTTGTTGGTTTTGGCTACAGCCAGTCTTTGCATGAAGCAATAAAAAGAGCTTATAACGCCGGAATAGTCATTGTGGCCGCGGCCGGCAATGAACAGGGAGAGGGGGACGGGTATGATTTGGACCGGACGCCGATGTATCCGGTTTGCCATGACGGTAATAACGGAGAAAATATGATTATCGGCGTGGCCGCCACCGACACTCTTGACCAAAAAACTAATTTTTCCAGCCATGGGTTTAAGTGTGTTGACATCGCCGCTCCTGGAGTAAGCATTTTCAGCACAACGGTTTACGAGCCGGGCAGGGCGCAATTCAACAAATATTACAATGGCTATTGGTCCGGCACTTCAATGGCCACGCCGATGGTTGCCGCCGCCGTTGCTTTAATAGAAGAAGTCAACCCGAAATTAACCCGCCATGAAGTTGTAAACATAATACTTAACAGCGCGGATAATATTAGCCGGCTTAATCCGGGTTTCTTGGGCCAGTTAGGAAAAGGCAGGTTAAACATTGCTTCTGCGATTGAAAAAGCGATTGAAGAACTTAAAAAAGAAAAGGTGAAAATATTAGCGGCTCCTTTTTCAAATTATATCAGCCAGACAAAAATAACTGATTATAACGGAGTGGCGGAAAAAGAGTTTTTTTCTTACGGAGAGAATTTCCGCGGCGGAGTTAACGTGGCGGCCGGCGACATAAATGGCAACGGAGTTGATGAAATTATCGTTGGCGCCGGTCCCGGCGGCGGCCCGCATGTTCGCATTTTTAATTCAGAAGGCTTGGTTTTAGGCCAATTTTTCGCTTATGACAAAAATTTCCGCGGCGGAGTTAACGTGGCGGCCGGCGACATAAATGGCGACGGAGTGGATGAAATTATCGTTGGCGCCGGTCCCGGCGGCGGCCCCCAGGTCAGAATTTTTGACGCTAAAGGCAGAGGTGAGAGCCAATTTTTCGCTTATGACAAAAATTTCCGCGGCAGAGTAAGGGTAGC
- a CDS encoding rod shape-determining protein — MFIKRIGIDLGTTYTLVYLPRRGIVINEPSVVAISMEDRKILAVGNEAKDMLGRTPDTIIALKPLKDGVIADYRTTEAMLRYFINKTLGGIHLFRPEVMVAVPAGISSTERRAVSEATIAAGAKAAYIIKEPIAAAIGADIPIGSASGHMIVDIGGGTAEMAVISLGGIVASTSVRVGGNKFDAAILEYIRRKYNLAVGERTSEEIKINIGSALFLEDKLSMEIRGRDIITGLPRSINVTSDDVTEAIQNELEAIISAAKKVLHKTPPELAADIMDKGMVLSGGSSLLRNIDQLLSRTTGVPVYVADEALLCVAKGTGIALDNLNSYKRSILATK, encoded by the coding sequence ATGTTTATAAAACGGATAGGCATTGACCTGGGAACAACTTACACCTTAGTTTATCTGCCTCGGCGCGGTATAGTTATTAATGAGCCTTCGGTAGTGGCGATTTCCATGGAAGACAGGAAAATTTTAGCCGTGGGCAATGAAGCCAAGGACATGCTGGGGCGCACTCCGGACACGATTATAGCCCTGAAGCCCCTAAAAGACGGCGTAATCGCCGATTACCGCACGACCGAAGCGATGTTAAGGTATTTTATAAATAAAACTTTGGGCGGAATTCATCTTTTTCGGCCGGAAGTTATGGTTGCGGTGCCGGCCGGAATTTCTTCTACCGAGCGCCGGGCTGTGTCCGAAGCGACAATCGCGGCCGGAGCCAAAGCCGCTTATATAATAAAAGAGCCGATCGCCGCGGCTATCGGAGCCGATATTCCGATTGGCTCGGCTTCCGGGCACATGATTGTTGATATTGGCGGCGGGACGGCGGAAATGGCCGTTATCTCTTTGGGTGGAATTGTCGCTTCCACTTCGGTCCGGGTCGGGGGCAATAAATTTGACGCGGCTATTTTGGAATATATTCGGAGAAAGTATAACTTAGCCGTTGGGGAAAGGACTTCTGAAGAAATAAAAATAAACATCGGTTCCGCCTTATTTTTGGAAGATAAGCTGTCAATGGAAATCAGGGGCCGGGATATCATAACCGGCTTGCCGCGCAGCATCAACGTAACGAGCGATGATGTTACCGAGGCTATTCAGAATGAATTGGAAGCCATTATTTCCGCGGCTAAGAAAGTTTTGCATAAGACGCCGCCGGAACTGGCCGCCGACATAATGGACAAGGGCATGGTTCTATCCGGCGGGAGTTCTTTGTTGAGAAATATTGACCAGCTCTTGTCTCGCACTACCGGCGTGCCGGTTTATGTGGCCGATGAGGCTCTTCTGTGCGTGGCTAAAGGCACAGGGATAGCGCTGGATAATTTAAATAGTTATAAACGCAGTATTCTCGCGACGAAATAA